The Ascidiaceihabitans donghaensis genome includes the window CAAAGGCATCGCCGATGAAACCAGCATGGTAGAGGCCCTGAAACTGGCCCAAAAGATGAGCAAAACATGAGCCAGATCGACACCCTTCCCCCGTTGCGGGATGTGATTGCCACCCATGAGCTAAGTGCGCGCAAATCCTTGGGGCAGAATTTTCTGCTGGATCTGAACCTGACGGCAAAGATTGCACGACAAGCCGGTGATCTGACGGGCTGTGATGTGCTTGAAATCGGCCCCGGTCCGGGCGGGTTAACACGTGGTTTGCTCAGCGAAGGGGCGCGGCGGGTACTGGCGATTGAAAAAGATCCGCGTTGCTTGCCTGCACTGAACGAAATCGCCCAAGCCTACCCCGACCGTTTGCAGGTCATTGAAGGTGATGCATTGGACATTGACCCGCTTGTGCATCTGAGCCCACCCATTCGGGTGGCAGCAAACCTGCCCTATAATGTGGGAACCGAACTTTTGGTGAGGTGGTTGACGCCCAAAGACTGGCCGCCTTTCTGGGACAGCTTGACGTTGATGTTTCAACGCGAAGTGGCACAGCGGATCGTGGCGCAGCCGGGGTCAAAGGCCTATGGGCGTTTGGCCATTCTGGCACAATGGCGTGCAGAGGCAGAAATCGTGCTGTCGTTGCCGCCCGGGGCCTTCACGCCACCGCCAAAAGTTTCCAGTGCTGTGGTGCATTTGAAGGCGTTGGCTGAACCGCGCTTTCCTGCCAAGGCAGCAACGCTGTCGCGCATTGTCGCTGCCGGGTTCGGGCAACGTCGAAAGATGCTGCGTGCGTCATTAAAAAGTGTCGCACCCGATATAGAAGACCGTATGCGTGAAGCGGGTATCAAACCCACAGACCGTGCGGAGCAAATCCCGCTGGAAGGGTTTTGCGCTTTGGCCCGTGCCGTGGATGCAGCTTAAATCAGCCCTTTTTGTCGCGGGCCGCTTTTTCTTCTTTTGTCAGCTTGTTGTTCCAAACATTGTTGCTTAGGCCCAGTTCAGGCTTCAACGGTTTGGTTTTGCCAACGCTGACCTTGCCGCCTTTGTTCAGAAATTCCTGAATAAGTGCGTCGTCTGTGGTTTCTTTTGGGACATGTTTCATAGCCAAAAGCCTACGTGTGGCAAACCGCACTGACAACAGCGTTTCGTGCACAAACTGTCCAACACGCAAAAAAAGCCCCGCGACTGGCAGGGCTTTTGTCTTCGTCGTGTTTTTACGCGATCACTCTGCAGCTTCGGGCGCGTCCGGAGTGCTTGGGGCCTCTGGCGCGGGGGCCGCGTCAGCTGCGGGTGCCGGTTTTGGTTTCGGTTTGCGACGTGGGCGCGGTTTTGGCTTGGGTTGGCTTTCTGGTGTTTCGACCAACCCGCTGTCACCCTCTGCTGCCTGTTCCGGCTGTGGTTTGGGTGCTGGCTGTTCCGTCACCTCAGGCTGTGGCGCTTCCCCGGGATCGTTTGATGCGGCTTCCTGGCGTTCCACACGTTCTTGACGTTCGCGATCACGCTCGGCCTGACGTTCACGGTTCTGGCGTTCTTGCTCTTCGCGCTTGGCGTCCATTTCACGCTGCGCTTCAGACAGCATGCGTGTGTAGTGTTCGGCGTGTTGCTGGAAGTTTTCCAATGCGACGCGATCACCGCTAAGTTGCGCATCGCGGGCCAGTTGATTGTATTTGTCGATGATCTGTTGCGGCGTGCCGCGCACTTTGCCCTCGGGACCGGAGCTGTCGAACACGCGATTGACGACGTTGCCACCGCTGTTGTTGTTGTTGCCACCGCGGTTGCGATTGTTCTTGGACCTAGAGCGTGATCTGGACGATTTCATAAATTCACTTCAGCCTTCGTGATTAAGCTTGGACGATGTCGGATGCGCCTTGCATCTTGTTTGCGATATCGAATTGTTGGGCTATGAGCCGCGCGGGACTACCTAACGTAGGCATCCACCACTGCAACGCCTTTGAATAAACACGGTGGCCCCGTCGCGGCAAGCCTAAATCCCACTATAGCCCCGATAAATCACATGATTCAGTGGATAAATGCTGAATTTGCTACGATCAGCCGGCAAAATCCGCACAAACCACCCTGTCGCGCCCATCCAGATCCGGTAAAACCCGAACATTGCGCCAGCCCGCGGCCTCGAACAGCGCGCACACACCCGGCCCCTGCTTGTGTCCGATTTCCGTAAGAACACGCCCCCCGGGGTCAAGATGGTCTTGCGCCAACGCCGCTAACACGCGGTATCCCGTCAGCCCGTCTGCTTCATCCGTCAGTGCCATACGCGGTTCATGGTCGCGCAATTCCGGTGCCACACCTTCCATTTCTTCGACTGCAAGATAGGGCGGATTGGACACGATCAAATCAAAGCGCCCTGTCACAGACCCGAACCAGTCGGACTGAAAAATATCGGCGCGGTCCGCCACCCCGTTGGACACAGCGTTTGCACTGGCTTGCAAACAGGCTGCTTCGGACAGGTCGGTCCCCACCCCTACGGCCGTAGGGCGTTCCGCCAACAGGGTAATCAGGATGCATCCCGAACCGGTCCCGATGTCCAAAACCGACCCAAACGGCTGCGCCAATGCCGCTTCGATCAGCGTCTCGGTTTCGGGCCTTGGGTCCAGAACATCAGAGCTTACGTTAAAACGGCGGCCATAAAATTCACGCGCTCCGATCAGATGTGATACTGGCACACGCACAGCCCGGAGCGAAATCAACTGGTCATAGCGTTCGGCAATATCAGGGGCCAAATCTTCGGGTGCAATCAAGGTGATACGCGCCGCATCCACCGAAGCCGCATGGGCCAGCAACACCCGTGCATCGCGCGCAGGATCCGGCACACCAGACGCCCGTAGTTTCGCCGTCGCGGCCACCAAAGCCTGCGCTGCAGTCATGTGCCCATCTCGGCAAGTTTACGGGCCTGATCGTCTGCAGTCAGCGCATCGACAATTTCGTCCAGATCCCCCGTCATGACCGCATCCAATTTGTATAGCGTCAGATTGATACGGTGATCTGTCATGCGCCCTTGGGGGAAATTGTAGGTGCGAATACGCTCTGACCGGTCGCCCGACCCGACTTGGCTGGCGCGGTCCGCTGACCGCGCGTCATCAATGCGGCTGCGTTCCATGTCATACAGCCGCGCACGTAAAACTTGCATCGCGATCTCGCGGTTGCGGTGTTGGCTTTTCTCGGAACTGGTGACCATCAGCCCGGTGGGCAAATGCGTGATGCGCACGGCAGAATCGGTGGTGTTGACGTGTTGCCCACCAGAACCTGACGCCCGCATTGTGTCGATCCGCAGATCGTTTGCGTCGATCTGGATGTCTACGTCTTCAGCTTCGGGCAAAACTGCGACCGTTGCCGCAGATGTATGCACACGCCCCTGACTTTCGGTGGAGGGCACACGCTGCACACGGTGCACGCCGCTTTCGTATTTCATCCGCGCAAAGACATTTTCGCCTTTGATATGCACCACAACTTCCTTGACGCCGCCCAGTTCAGTCAGCTGTTCTTCGATGATGTCGTATTTCCAGCCCCGCGCTTCGGCGTAACGCAGATACATGCGCAACAAATCACCCGCAAACAACGCCGCTTCGTCGCCGCCAGTGCCAGGGCGGATTTCCAGCATCGCAGGCTTCGCGTCTGCAGCATCTTTGGGCAACAGTGCCAGTTGCAACGCAGCTTCAGCGTCCGGCAAGGCGTCGCGCAATTGCGGAAGCTCTTCGCGCGCCAACTCCGCCATATCGGGGTCGTCCAGCATCGCCTCTGCGTCATCAATTCCTGTCAGGATTTGGCGGTATGCGATGATCTGGTCCACGACAGGCTTCAAATCGGAATATTCTTTGGCCAAAGCCGCAATATCCGCGCCATCTGCCCCTGCCGCCATTGAGGCTTCAAGGAATTGAAAACGCTGATTGATCTGTTCTAGTCGGTCTGCAGGGATCATGACCTGTCTGTGCGGGATTGAAGGGGTTTGGTCAAGAGGCGGAACTGTGATAAGCTTCACCACATGAGATATGGCGTTTTATTCCTGAGCCTATTGGCTTTTCCTGTAGCCGCTGACGTCACCAGTCCCAGCGGCAAAACGGTCGAGTGTTATTGCACCGATACATCAGGTGCCCGCATTGAATTGGGGCAAAGCATTTGCCTGCATGTTGACGGGCGCATGTTCACAGCCCAGTGCCAGATGTCGCTGAACGTGCCAATGTGGCGCGAAGTGCAAAACGGGTGTTTGTCCAGCATGGGGCCAGACGTGCGGCCCGGCCTAGGGCAAAGCCGCCAGCAGTTGCCGCAATCGCGCATCATTGACGCCAAGATCTGAACGCCCGAACCGCAAACGGGCGTGCAATTTCAACGTCCCGTTTGCCTGTTGAACCGTTGTGTAGTCAGGAAACCCCATCAATTTGGACCGTGTGATGTAGGTGATGTGCCCGTCCTCAACCGATCCGGCCAAACGTGACGTGCGCGGCAAAGCCTGTGCAGCCTTATCGACAAGAGCCAGCGCATCTGGACCTGCCTGCGTCACCCGAATAGCACCCGCCGCGAAGCGTTTGTCGCTGTCGGCTTCAATCGCAGTGTGCCAACGCGCCGGATCAGACGGCGCCAACCGGATGTAAGCCAGCCCCGCCACAACCAGCAGCAATATTCCCCAAATCGCCATACCCACACCTTTTTTCATGTTGCTTTCGTCACATCATCAAAATCGGCATTATCGGTAGGCCACCCCGGGCAAAATGCACAGCATTTCGTACAGAATGTTGGCCCCGACCAGCGCCGTATTTCCAGACGTGTCATAGGGCGGCGATACCTCAACAAGGTCGCAGCCCACAACACTGACGCCACGCAACGCACGAATAAGTTGCATGGCTTGCGGTGTGGTTAGCCCACCAATTTCTGGCGTTCCGGTACCGGGGGCGTAGGCCGGGTCAAGGCTGTCGATGTCATAGGTGATGTATGTGGGCACATCCCCGATATCGCGCCGGATTTCAGCGCCCAAAGTGTCCAGTGGACGATGCCACAGTTCGTGGCTGGGGAATTGTTGAAAGCCCCACCGTGCCGCTTCTTTGAAATCATCTGCACCGTACCCTGTGCCGCGCAGGCCGACTTGGTACGTCTTTTCAGGAACGATCAACCCCTCTTCATAGGCGCGGCGGAACACCGTGCCGTGGGTTTCCTTTTCACCAAACATTTCGTCGTTCACATCCGCATGGGCGTCCACATGCACCAAGGCCACAGGCCCGTGCCGTTTGGCCATCGCCCGCAGGATGGGTAAAGTGATTGAATGATCGCCCCCGATGGCCATAGGCATCGCATCGTAGTTTAAGATCGCATCGTAACTATCTTGAATAATGCGCAAACTGTCACTTAGGGAAAATGTATTGATCGCCAGATCGCCAATGTCCGCCACTTGTAGGCTGTCAAAGGGCGCGGCCCCCGTTTGCATATGATAAGGCCGCAACATCGCACTTTGGCTGCGCACTTCCTTGGGGCCAAAGCGCGTGCCGGACCGCCATGAGGTACCGATGTCCATGGGAATGCCCAAAACCGCCACATCAAGACCTTTCAGGTCGTTGACCGCTGGCAGACGCATAAATGTGTTAGGACCAGAAAAACGGGCCAGCGCATTGCCACTGATCGGTTGATTTTTATCCGCCATTGCGCAGTCTCCATCCCAGCAGGCAACACAGCTCTGTTGCGACATGGGCGCCCGCAATCGCCGTGGCCCCCGTTGTATCAAAAGGCGGGGACACTTCCACCACGTCACCGCCTTTGATGTTGATGCCCGCCAATTCACGCAACAGTCGCGCCGCCTGTGCGCTGCTGAGCCCCCCCCAAACAGGGGTTCCTGTGCCGGGCGCAAAGGCGGGGTCCAATCCGTCTATATCAAAGGTCAGATAGACAGGATGGTCGCCCACGATACTACGCGCGCGTCGCGCGGTTTCCACGGGGCCGATGTCATGCACGGTGGCCGCGTCGATGATGTTGACGCCCAATGTGTCTTCGTTCGTGGTGCGAATGCCGATCTGCACCGACCGCGCAGGGTCCACTAGCCCCATTTTCACGGCTTTGTAAAACATCGTGCCGTGATCGACGCGGTCCATATTATCATCCGCCCAGGTGTCGGTATGCGCATCGATTTGGATCAGTGACATGGGACCGTATTTGGCGGCATAGGCCTTCAGGATCGGAAAACTGATGTAATGATCACCGCCCAAGGTCACAGATGCTGTATCCGTCGCCAGAATGCCCGCGATATGATCGGTCAAGGCCGCAGGAAAGGCAGGAATATTGGCGTAATCAAACGCCAGATCGCCATAGTCCACGATGGCCATTTCACAAAGCACATCAAAGGGCCAGCCGTAGGGCGCATCAGGGGCTTGCAGCGCAGAGGCTTCGCGGATTGCGCGCGGCCCAAGCCGTGTGCCGGGGCGGTTGGTG containing:
- the prmC gene encoding peptide chain release factor N(5)-glutamine methyltransferase, which gives rise to MTAAQALVAATAKLRASGVPDPARDARVLLAHAASVDAARITLIAPEDLAPDIAERYDQLISLRAVRVPVSHLIGAREFYGRRFNVSSDVLDPRPETETLIEAALAQPFGSVLDIGTGSGCILITLLAERPTAVGVGTDLSEAACLQASANAVSNGVADRADIFQSDWFGSVTGRFDLIVSNPPYLAVEEMEGVAPELRDHEPRMALTDEADGLTGYRVLAALAQDHLDPGGRVLTEIGHKQGPGVCALFEAAGWRNVRVLPDLDGRDRVVCADFAG
- the speB gene encoding agmatinase, which encodes MGLEDAKSQVDHGFTRDDLKGLTNENTFGGALSFLRRRYTKDLTHADIAVTGVPFDQAVTNRPGTRLGPRAIREASALQAPDAPYGWPFDVLCEMAIVDYGDLAFDYANIPAFPAALTDHIAGILATDTASVTLGGDHYISFPILKAYAAKYGPMSLIQIDAHTDTWADDNMDRVDHGTMFYKAVKMGLVDPARSVQIGIRTTNEDTLGVNIIDAATVHDIGPVETARRARSIVGDHPVYLTFDIDGLDPAFAPGTGTPVWGGLSSAQAARLLRELAGINIKGGDVVEVSPPFDTTGATAIAGAHVATELCCLLGWRLRNGG
- a CDS encoding DUF1499 domain-containing protein — protein: MAIWGILLLVVAGLAYIRLAPSDPARWHTAIEADSDKRFAAGAIRVTQAGPDALALVDKAAQALPRTSRLAGSVEDGHITYITRSKLMGFPDYTTVQQANGTLKLHARLRFGRSDLGVNDARLRQLLAALP
- a CDS encoding DUF4167 domain-containing protein, with protein sequence MKSSRSRSRSKNNRNRGGNNNNSGGNVVNRVFDSSGPEGKVRGTPQQIIDKYNQLARDAQLSGDRVALENFQQHAEHYTRMLSEAQREMDAKREEQERQNRERQAERDRERQERVERQEAASNDPGEAPQPEVTEQPAPKPQPEQAAEGDSGLVETPESQPKPKPRPRRKPKPKPAPAADAAPAPEAPSTPDAPEAAE
- the speB gene encoding agmatinase; this translates as MADKNQPISGNALARFSGPNTFMRLPAVNDLKGLDVAVLGIPMDIGTSWRSGTRFGPKEVRSQSAMLRPYHMQTGAAPFDSLQVADIGDLAINTFSLSDSLRIIQDSYDAILNYDAMPMAIGGDHSITLPILRAMAKRHGPVALVHVDAHADVNDEMFGEKETHGTVFRRAYEEGLIVPEKTYQVGLRGTGYGADDFKEAARWGFQQFPSHELWHRPLDTLGAEIRRDIGDVPTYITYDIDSLDPAYAPGTGTPEIGGLTTPQAMQLIRALRGVSVVGCDLVEVSPPYDTSGNTALVGANILYEMLCILPGVAYR
- the prfA gene encoding peptide chain release factor 1, coding for MIPADRLEQINQRFQFLEASMAAGADGADIAALAKEYSDLKPVVDQIIAYRQILTGIDDAEAMLDDPDMAELAREELPQLRDALPDAEAALQLALLPKDAADAKPAMLEIRPGTGGDEAALFAGDLLRMYLRYAEARGWKYDIIEEQLTELGGVKEVVVHIKGENVFARMKYESGVHRVQRVPSTESQGRVHTSAATVAVLPEAEDVDIQIDANDLRIDTMRASGSGGQHVNTTDSAVRITHLPTGLMVTSSEKSQHRNREIAMQVLRARLYDMERSRIDDARSADRASQVGSGDRSERIRTYNFPQGRMTDHRINLTLYKLDAVMTGDLDEIVDALTADDQARKLAEMGT
- the rsmA gene encoding 16S rRNA (adenine(1518)-N(6)/adenine(1519)-N(6))-dimethyltransferase RsmA is translated as MSQIDTLPPLRDVIATHELSARKSLGQNFLLDLNLTAKIARQAGDLTGCDVLEIGPGPGGLTRGLLSEGARRVLAIEKDPRCLPALNEIAQAYPDRLQVIEGDALDIDPLVHLSPPIRVAANLPYNVGTELLVRWLTPKDWPPFWDSLTLMFQREVAQRIVAQPGSKAYGRLAILAQWRAEAEIVLSLPPGAFTPPPKVSSAVVHLKALAEPRFPAKAATLSRIVAAGFGQRRKMLRASLKSVAPDIEDRMREAGIKPTDRAEQIPLEGFCALARAVDAA